A stretch of Imperialibacter roseus DNA encodes these proteins:
- a CDS encoding HlyD family secretion protein → MSIPKQNYYAFYITIVLLAGALLYFSLDYPVRKANLYGVVESPKVRLNHPRKAVILEVNVTPGQKVEKGAVLMRLESQAILDDLQDLAYKEAKLEATSEKELFEFEIEKNELALELEQERTKKEQAIAEIRMAENRDASWLKNFTTAEAKDTTSAAAWKLAIVEQNFEASVSENKLKQSLLLKKRQLQVKAIEASREELLHEKQRLEAEKASLVLLAPASGIVDNVYFMQGQTADGFSDLLSLLPDENKFVRAYITDQTNIVGELSRVVVQSALETDKKTTATYIGSGGVEVLPTMMQQLPVQQSGKEIFFKLDNTKGWLQGEKVMILVP, encoded by the coding sequence ATGAGCATCCCAAAACAAAACTATTACGCATTCTATATAACAATTGTGCTTCTGGCTGGGGCTCTCCTCTATTTCAGCCTCGACTATCCTGTGCGCAAAGCCAATTTATATGGCGTTGTGGAAAGCCCCAAGGTGAGACTCAACCATCCACGCAAAGCAGTTATCCTTGAGGTGAACGTTACCCCCGGCCAAAAAGTAGAAAAGGGCGCTGTACTGATGCGGCTTGAGTCGCAGGCCATCCTCGATGACCTTCAAGACCTGGCCTATAAAGAAGCTAAGCTTGAAGCTACAAGCGAAAAGGAGCTTTTTGAGTTTGAAATCGAAAAAAATGAGCTGGCTCTGGAGCTAGAGCAGGAGCGCACGAAAAAAGAGCAGGCTATCGCCGAGATCAGGATGGCAGAGAACCGGGACGCCTCCTGGCTAAAGAATTTCACTACTGCCGAAGCAAAAGACACCACAAGCGCAGCAGCCTGGAAGCTGGCGATTGTTGAGCAAAATTTTGAGGCAAGTGTTTCCGAGAATAAACTCAAACAGTCGTTGTTACTAAAAAAGAGGCAGCTACAAGTAAAGGCCATTGAAGCCAGCAGGGAAGAGCTGCTACATGAGAAACAGAGACTGGAGGCAGAAAAGGCATCGCTTGTGTTGTTGGCTCCCGCCAGCGGCATCGTCGACAATGTCTATTTTATGCAGGGTCAAACCGCCGATGGCTTTTCTGATTTGCTGTCGCTATTGCCTGACGAAAACAAATTTGTGAGGGCCTATATTACAGACCAAACCAATATTGTTGGCGAGCTCTCCCGGGTGGTGGTGCAGTCGGCACTGGAAACAGATAAGAAAACGACAGCTACCTATATCGGGTCAGGCGGTGTTGAAGTGCTGCCTACTATGATGCAACAGCTGCCTGTTCAGCAATCCGGCAAAGAGATCTTCTTCAAACTCGATAACACAAAAGGCTGGCTTCAGGGAGAAAAGGTAATGATTCTGGTGCCATGA
- a CDS encoding DUF4956 domain-containing protein — translation MLEFFPVELQSGFPTFITAIYTLMWGLVLASLIAVTHKKTYTGFVYPDQFFISMILATLVSTAVMMSIGDSLARGLGIFGALAIIRFRTRIEEPKNLLFLFSTLALGIALGVYGFSIAISSTFMFCLVAWLLHFFVERKNQKERFTLVVTIETMELATQIEQIIKPLSVKIRLVSQQKGKEATWQLEWQVVRVAGEAATSFLQQMSEIEGVLQVKWSKSGNLVRV, via the coding sequence ATGCTTGAATTTTTTCCGGTGGAGCTTCAGTCGGGGTTCCCCACTTTCATCACAGCTATTTACACCCTGATGTGGGGCCTTGTTTTGGCTTCGCTTATCGCCGTCACGCATAAAAAGACCTACACGGGTTTCGTGTATCCTGACCAATTTTTTATTTCGATGATCCTAGCCACGCTGGTGTCCACCGCCGTAATGATGTCGATAGGAGACAGCCTGGCACGTGGCTTGGGCATTTTTGGGGCACTGGCCATTATCCGGTTCAGAACCAGAATAGAGGAGCCCAAAAACCTGCTTTTTCTTTTTTCCACACTGGCATTGGGCATAGCACTGGGTGTTTACGGGTTCAGCATCGCTATTTCCAGCACCTTCATGTTTTGTCTGGTGGCCTGGCTACTTCATTTTTTTGTAGAGAGAAAGAACCAGAAAGAGCGTTTTACGCTCGTAGTGACCATAGAAACAATGGAGCTGGCGACACAAATTGAACAAATTATAAAGCCGTTGAGCGTGAAAATTCGGTTGGTTAGTCAGCAAAAAGGAAAGGAAGCTACCTGGCAGCTCGAGTGGCAGGTGGTTCGGGTAGCCGGAGAGGCGGCAACGTCTTTTTTGCAGCAAATGAGTGAGATCGAAGGGGTTCTTCAGGTGAAATGGTCAAAATCAGGAAATTTGGTAAGAGTGTAA
- the trxA gene encoding thioredoxin, giving the protein MDFDKEVIAKSKNVPVVVDFWAPWCGPCQFLGPIIEELAGEANGAWELVKVNSDENQHLSAAYGIKGIPAVKMFHKGEVVAEFTGALPKHEIQKWLDQYLPSEEKELLSQIEQKLIAGDENALGELESFIIDYPASDEGRMLMASSIVLQDPSTAREVLLKVVNRNKFFEDIQRIEEMADFLEADISVDSAVGKKLGAAQEAFKNNDPESGISLLIEAVTIDKAFMEELPRRAAVAFFQLIGAQNELTKKYRRRFDMALY; this is encoded by the coding sequence CGACTTTTGGGCACCCTGGTGTGGCCCCTGTCAGTTTTTAGGGCCGATCATAGAAGAACTGGCCGGTGAGGCCAACGGTGCCTGGGAATTGGTGAAGGTGAACTCGGACGAAAACCAGCACTTGTCTGCAGCGTATGGCATCAAGGGCATTCCGGCAGTCAAAATGTTCCATAAGGGCGAGGTCGTTGCCGAATTTACAGGCGCACTTCCCAAACATGAAATTCAAAAATGGCTGGATCAATATTTGCCAAGCGAGGAAAAGGAGCTTTTGAGCCAAATAGAGCAAAAACTGATCGCTGGCGATGAGAACGCCCTGGGTGAATTGGAGAGTTTTATTATTGACTATCCGGCGAGTGATGAGGGGAGGATGCTGATGGCCAGCAGTATTGTTTTGCAGGATCCTTCCACGGCGAGAGAAGTGCTGTTAAAGGTGGTGAACAGAAATAAGTTCTTCGAGGACATCCAGCGAATAGAAGAAATGGCGGATTTTCTGGAAGCAGACATTTCTGTTGACAGTGCAGTTGGAAAAAAACTCGGAGCGGCGCAGGAGGCTTTTAAAAACAATGACCCCGAAAGCGGCATTAGCTTGCTCATAGAAGCAGTTACGATCGACAAAGCGTTTATGGAGGAGCTGCCCAGAAGGGCGGCCGTCGCTTTCTTTCAGCTCATCGGTGCACAAAATGAGCTGACAAAAAAGTACCGGCGTAGGTTCGATATGGCACTTTATTGA